A genomic window from Scophthalmus maximus strain ysfricsl-2021 chromosome 17, ASM2237912v1, whole genome shotgun sequence includes:
- the LOC118289328 gene encoding transmembrane channel-like protein 6 isoform X7: MRKLRALPFCLADKMELRRLAFSDVATGSLISRNVPCYSFLSVYISRTWRHCLFSCHSVLGSLHLWQLSTKRLGGRFGTGVVSYFLFLRMLLRLNLLLLVTNGLFVVVPQAIHPPPLRDSHLDNFIGLNLLTGTGYLSQSVMFYGYYTNTTVTACQAALSTARSNGGSPDLPIRDNDRCQTVPYNIPAAYFYTTAIAFFITCIILVYSISKSFGRSFHVLKSNRNLAVKVFCTWDFKLSKKTSVRFQSEKISIQLKELLSEMISGDERKSCLQGLGHLVVNLLTWAVCLVGITLGATAVHFLSETTIRRGAVRETELLLLSAAVSGVNLLLPGLFNLCVWVEKHDSPSVYVYVSIFRNLLLKISIVGVLCFRWLGRVAVEPESRDLKCWESFVGQELYRLLLMDFIFTVLYTFLGEFLWRLFSKQVLKRNRKPVFDIARNVLELIYGQTLTWLGVLFSPPLPVVQIIKLLLLFYLKKSSLIANCQGPGQPWRASQMTTLFSTLLFFPSFVSAAVSIAYTLWTIKPSSGCGPFRTLTTMFHSGKLWAQELENAHPVLSWLSWVYNSLVENPVFLFLATGVFLRGRTKGSSSPNCKPSVNNSIWFPLIDEVGGVSIVYCGCNGSSHHFKGPHLHVFLFPPHQ; encoded by the exons ATGCGGAAGCTGCGAGCCCTTCCATTCTGCCTGGCAGATAAGATGGAGCTCAG GCGACTTGCTTTCAGCGACGTAGCTACAGGTTCACTCATCAGCAGAAACGTTCCTTGCTACAGTTTTCTCAGCGTGTACATTTCAAGG aCTTGGCGTCACTGCCTCTTCAGCTGCCACAGCGTCCTCGGTTCCCTCCATCTGTGGCAATTGTCCACGAAGAGACTGGGTGGACGTTTCGGAACTGGAGTGGTCTCCTACTTCCTGTTCCTCCGAATGCTCCTGCGCTTgaacctcctgctcctcgtcacCAACGGCCTGTTCGTGGTCGTCCCTCAGGCcatccaccctcctcctcttcgtgaCTCTCATCTCGACAATTTCATCGGCCTCAATCTTCTAACGGGCACG GGCTACCTCTCTCAGAGTGTGATGTTTTACGGCTACTACACCAACACCACCGTCACAGCGTGTCAAGCTGCTCTCTCGACCGCTCGTTCCAACGGCGGATCACCTGATCTGCCCATCCGTGATAATGACCGGTGCCAGACAGTGCCATACAACATACCCGCAGCCTACTTCTACACCACCGCCATCGCCTTCTTCATTACCTGCATCATCCTGGTGTACAG CATTTCCAAGTCGTTCGGGAGAAGTTTTCATGTCCTCAAGTCTAACAGGAATCTGGCAGTGAAGGTTTTCTGCACCTGGGACTTTAAACTGAGCAAGAAGACGTCTGTCAGGTTTCAGTCGGAGAAAATCAGCATTCAGCTCAAA GAGCTTCTGTCTGAGATGATCAgtggagacgagaggaagagcTGCCTGCAGGGACTCGGCCACCTCGTGGTGAATCTGCTGACCTGGGCTGTGTGTCTAGTCGGCATCACCCTGGGCGCCACGGCCGTCCACTTCCTGTCAGAG ACCACCATAAGGCGGGGTGCAGTCAGAGAgactgagctgctgctcttgTCTGCAGCGGTGTCAGGCGTGAACCTGCTACTCCCCGGCCTCTTCAACCTGTGTGTTTGGGTGGAGAAACATGACTCACCCAGCGTCTATGTGTATGTCTCCATCTTCAG GAATCTGCTGTTGAAGATCAGTAttgttggagttctgtgtttccGCTGGCTGGGGAGAGTTGCTGTGGAACCAGAAAGTCGCGATCTAAAG TGTTGGGAGAGCTTTGTGGGCCAAGAACTGTATCGCTTGCTCCTGATGGACTTCATCTTCACGGTGCTCTACACCTTTCTGGGAGAGTTCCTGTGGAG GCTCTTTTCCAAGCAAGTGCTGAAAAGGAACAGAAAGCCGGTGTTCGACATTGCTCGTAATGTGCTGGAGCTCATATATGGACAAACTCTTACTTG GCTCGGGGTGCTGttttctccacctcttcctgtcGTGCAAATCATAAAACTGCTTTTGCTTTTCTACTTAAAGAAG AGCAGTCTGATAGCCAACTGTCAGGGCCCCGGACAGCCCTGGAGGGCCAGTCAGATGACAACACTGTTCAGCACTCTTTTGTTCTTCCCGTCTTTTGTCAGTGCTGCCGTGTCTATCGCTTATACACTTTGGAC GATTAAACCCTCATCGGGGTGCGGACCTTTCAGGACTCTCACCACAATGTTTCACTCAGGGAAGCTTTGGGCCCAGGAGCTGGAGAACGCCCACCCAGTCCTGTCTTGGCTCAGTTGGGTCTACAACTCTCTGGTGGAGAACCCGGTCTTCTTATTCCTCGCCACTGGAGTCTTTCT GAGGGGAAGGACAAAAGGTTCCTCATCTCCAAACTGCAAGCCATCTGTGAACAACAGTATCTGGTTTCCCCTGATAGATGAGGTGGGTGGTGTCAGTATTGTATACTGTGGTTGC
- the LOC118289328 gene encoding transmembrane channel-like protein 6 isoform X5, whose product MRSSRSVAHSVSLKVDSCQMDSDYENLGGCEPGQVFLLQYSGGPAAGCPDTLELCEVREGTATSQHVRDETPGEEQISSLRRNHWSAATLKVLSAMPSRTAGKSSAAVISRRSRPQRHRTSPRDSSQPPRPIQDDFSEADVGEASTEGNKKEQLVSNLRGLSASEAMRKLRALPFCLADKMELRRLAFSDVATGSLISRNVPCYSFLSVYISRTWRHCLFSCHSVLGSLHLWQLSTKRLGGRFGTGVVSYFLFLRMLLRLNLLLLVTNGLFVVVPQAIHPPPLRDSHLDNFIGLNLLTGTGYLSQSVMFYGYYTNTTVTACQAALSTARSNGGSPDLPIRDNDRCQTVPYNIPAAYFYTTAIAFFITCIILVYSISKSFGRSFHVLKSNRNLAVKVFCTWDFKLSKKTSVRFQSEKISIQLKELLSEMISGDERKSCLQGLGHLVVNLLTWAVCLVGITLGATAVHFLSETTIRRGAVRETELLLLSAAVSGVNLLLPGLFNLCVWVEKHDSPSVYVYVSIFRNLLLKISIVGVLCFRWLGRVAVEPESRDLKCWESFVGQELYRLLLMDFIFTVLYTFLGEFLWRLGVLFSPPLPVVQIIKLLLLFYLKKSSLIANCQGPGQPWRASQMTTLFSTLLFFPSFVSAAVSIAYTLWTIKPSSGCGPFRTLTTMFHSGKLWAQELENAHPVLSWLSWVYNSLVENPVFLFLATGVFLRGRTKGSSSPNCKPSVNNSIWFPLIDEVGGVSIVYCGCNGSSHHFKGPHLHVFLFPPHQ is encoded by the exons ATGAGATCATCACGGAGCGTGGCCCACAGTGTGAGCCTCAAGGTCGACAGTTGTCAAATGGATTCTGACTATGA GAATCTGGGAGGATGTGAACCGGGGCAGGTTTTCCTCCTCCAGTACTCGGGGGGACCAGCAGCCGGGTGCCCCGACACCCTGGAGCTGTGTGAGGTTAGAGAAGGCACAG CCACAAGCCAGCATGTCAGGGATGAGACGCCTGGCGAGGAGCAGATCAGCTCTCTGCGGAGGAACCACTGGTCAGCTGCAACCCTGAAGGTCCTCTCTGCAATGCCAAGTCGCACCGCTG GGAAAAGTAGCGCTGCAGTCATTTCCCGGCGTTCCCGGCCACAGCGACACCGCACATCCCCCCGCGACTCCTCTCAACCCCCCAGACCGATCCAGGACGACTTCAGCGAGGCTGACGTGGGGGAAGCCAGCACTGAGG GGAACAAGAAGGAGCAGCTGGTGTCCAACCTCCGAGGCCTCTCAGCCAGTGAGGCCATGCGGAAGCTGCGAGCCCTTCCATTCTGCCTGGCAGATAAGATGGAGCTCAG GCGACTTGCTTTCAGCGACGTAGCTACAGGTTCACTCATCAGCAGAAACGTTCCTTGCTACAGTTTTCTCAGCGTGTACATTTCAAGG aCTTGGCGTCACTGCCTCTTCAGCTGCCACAGCGTCCTCGGTTCCCTCCATCTGTGGCAATTGTCCACGAAGAGACTGGGTGGACGTTTCGGAACTGGAGTGGTCTCCTACTTCCTGTTCCTCCGAATGCTCCTGCGCTTgaacctcctgctcctcgtcacCAACGGCCTGTTCGTGGTCGTCCCTCAGGCcatccaccctcctcctcttcgtgaCTCTCATCTCGACAATTTCATCGGCCTCAATCTTCTAACGGGCACG GGCTACCTCTCTCAGAGTGTGATGTTTTACGGCTACTACACCAACACCACCGTCACAGCGTGTCAAGCTGCTCTCTCGACCGCTCGTTCCAACGGCGGATCACCTGATCTGCCCATCCGTGATAATGACCGGTGCCAGACAGTGCCATACAACATACCCGCAGCCTACTTCTACACCACCGCCATCGCCTTCTTCATTACCTGCATCATCCTGGTGTACAG CATTTCCAAGTCGTTCGGGAGAAGTTTTCATGTCCTCAAGTCTAACAGGAATCTGGCAGTGAAGGTTTTCTGCACCTGGGACTTTAAACTGAGCAAGAAGACGTCTGTCAGGTTTCAGTCGGAGAAAATCAGCATTCAGCTCAAA GAGCTTCTGTCTGAGATGATCAgtggagacgagaggaagagcTGCCTGCAGGGACTCGGCCACCTCGTGGTGAATCTGCTGACCTGGGCTGTGTGTCTAGTCGGCATCACCCTGGGCGCCACGGCCGTCCACTTCCTGTCAGAG ACCACCATAAGGCGGGGTGCAGTCAGAGAgactgagctgctgctcttgTCTGCAGCGGTGTCAGGCGTGAACCTGCTACTCCCCGGCCTCTTCAACCTGTGTGTTTGGGTGGAGAAACATGACTCACCCAGCGTCTATGTGTATGTCTCCATCTTCAG GAATCTGCTGTTGAAGATCAGTAttgttggagttctgtgtttccGCTGGCTGGGGAGAGTTGCTGTGGAACCAGAAAGTCGCGATCTAAAG TGTTGGGAGAGCTTTGTGGGCCAAGAACTGTATCGCTTGCTCCTGATGGACTTCATCTTCACGGTGCTCTACACCTTTCTGGGAGAGTTCCTGTGGAG GCTCGGGGTGCTGttttctccacctcttcctgtcGTGCAAATCATAAAACTGCTTTTGCTTTTCTACTTAAAGAAG AGCAGTCTGATAGCCAACTGTCAGGGCCCCGGACAGCCCTGGAGGGCCAGTCAGATGACAACACTGTTCAGCACTCTTTTGTTCTTCCCGTCTTTTGTCAGTGCTGCCGTGTCTATCGCTTATACACTTTGGAC GATTAAACCCTCATCGGGGTGCGGACCTTTCAGGACTCTCACCACAATGTTTCACTCAGGGAAGCTTTGGGCCCAGGAGCTGGAGAACGCCCACCCAGTCCTGTCTTGGCTCAGTTGGGTCTACAACTCTCTGGTGGAGAACCCGGTCTTCTTATTCCTCGCCACTGGAGTCTTTCT GAGGGGAAGGACAAAAGGTTCCTCATCTCCAAACTGCAAGCCATCTGTGAACAACAGTATCTGGTTTCCCCTGATAGATGAGGTGGGTGGTGTCAGTATTGTATACTGTGGTTGC
- the LOC118289328 gene encoding transmembrane channel-like protein 6 isoform X3, with translation MRSSRSVAHSVSLKVDSCQMDSDYENLGGCEPGQVFLLQYSGGPAAGCPDTLELCEVREGTATSQHVRDETPGEEQISSLRRNHWSAATLKVLSAMPSRTAGKSSAAVISRRSRPQRHRTSPRDSSQPPRPIQDDFSEADVGEASTEGNKKEQLVSNLRGLSASEAMRKLRALPFCLADKMELRRLAFSDVATGSLISRNVPCYSFLSVYISRTWRHCLFSCHSVLGSLHLWQLSTKRLGGRFGTGVVSYFLFLRMLLRLNLLLLVTNGLFVVVPQAIHPPPLRDSHLDNFIGLNLLTGTSVMFYGYYTNTTVTACQAALSTARSNGGSPDLPIRDNDRCQTVPYNIPAAYFYTTAIAFFITCIILVYSISKSFGRSFHVLKSNRNLAVKVFCTWDFKLSKKTSVRFQSEKISIQLKELLSEMISGDERKSCLQGLGHLVVNLLTWAVCLVGITLGATAVHFLSETTIRRGAVRETELLLLSAAVSGVNLLLPGLFNLCVWVEKHDSPSVYVYVSIFRNLLLKISIVGVLCFRWLGRVAVEPESRDLKCWESFVGQELYRLLLMDFIFTVLYTFLGEFLWRLFSKQVLKRNRKPVFDIARNVLELIYGQTLTWLGVLFSPPLPVVQIIKLLLLFYLKKSSLIANCQGPGQPWRASQMTTLFSTLLFFPSFVSAAVSIAYTLWTIKPSSGCGPFRTLTTMFHSGKLWAQELENAHPVLSWLSWVYNSLVENPVFLFLATGVFLRGRTKGSSSPNCKPSVNNSIWFPLIDEVGGVSIVYCGCNGSSHHFKGPHLHVFLFPPHQ, from the exons ATGAGATCATCACGGAGCGTGGCCCACAGTGTGAGCCTCAAGGTCGACAGTTGTCAAATGGATTCTGACTATGA GAATCTGGGAGGATGTGAACCGGGGCAGGTTTTCCTCCTCCAGTACTCGGGGGGACCAGCAGCCGGGTGCCCCGACACCCTGGAGCTGTGTGAGGTTAGAGAAGGCACAG CCACAAGCCAGCATGTCAGGGATGAGACGCCTGGCGAGGAGCAGATCAGCTCTCTGCGGAGGAACCACTGGTCAGCTGCAACCCTGAAGGTCCTCTCTGCAATGCCAAGTCGCACCGCTG GGAAAAGTAGCGCTGCAGTCATTTCCCGGCGTTCCCGGCCACAGCGACACCGCACATCCCCCCGCGACTCCTCTCAACCCCCCAGACCGATCCAGGACGACTTCAGCGAGGCTGACGTGGGGGAAGCCAGCACTGAGG GGAACAAGAAGGAGCAGCTGGTGTCCAACCTCCGAGGCCTCTCAGCCAGTGAGGCCATGCGGAAGCTGCGAGCCCTTCCATTCTGCCTGGCAGATAAGATGGAGCTCAG GCGACTTGCTTTCAGCGACGTAGCTACAGGTTCACTCATCAGCAGAAACGTTCCTTGCTACAGTTTTCTCAGCGTGTACATTTCAAGG aCTTGGCGTCACTGCCTCTTCAGCTGCCACAGCGTCCTCGGTTCCCTCCATCTGTGGCAATTGTCCACGAAGAGACTGGGTGGACGTTTCGGAACTGGAGTGGTCTCCTACTTCCTGTTCCTCCGAATGCTCCTGCGCTTgaacctcctgctcctcgtcacCAACGGCCTGTTCGTGGTCGTCCCTCAGGCcatccaccctcctcctcttcgtgaCTCTCATCTCGACAATTTCATCGGCCTCAATCTTCTAACGGGCACG AGTGTGATGTTTTACGGCTACTACACCAACACCACCGTCACAGCGTGTCAAGCTGCTCTCTCGACCGCTCGTTCCAACGGCGGATCACCTGATCTGCCCATCCGTGATAATGACCGGTGCCAGACAGTGCCATACAACATACCCGCAGCCTACTTCTACACCACCGCCATCGCCTTCTTCATTACCTGCATCATCCTGGTGTACAG CATTTCCAAGTCGTTCGGGAGAAGTTTTCATGTCCTCAAGTCTAACAGGAATCTGGCAGTGAAGGTTTTCTGCACCTGGGACTTTAAACTGAGCAAGAAGACGTCTGTCAGGTTTCAGTCGGAGAAAATCAGCATTCAGCTCAAA GAGCTTCTGTCTGAGATGATCAgtggagacgagaggaagagcTGCCTGCAGGGACTCGGCCACCTCGTGGTGAATCTGCTGACCTGGGCTGTGTGTCTAGTCGGCATCACCCTGGGCGCCACGGCCGTCCACTTCCTGTCAGAG ACCACCATAAGGCGGGGTGCAGTCAGAGAgactgagctgctgctcttgTCTGCAGCGGTGTCAGGCGTGAACCTGCTACTCCCCGGCCTCTTCAACCTGTGTGTTTGGGTGGAGAAACATGACTCACCCAGCGTCTATGTGTATGTCTCCATCTTCAG GAATCTGCTGTTGAAGATCAGTAttgttggagttctgtgtttccGCTGGCTGGGGAGAGTTGCTGTGGAACCAGAAAGTCGCGATCTAAAG TGTTGGGAGAGCTTTGTGGGCCAAGAACTGTATCGCTTGCTCCTGATGGACTTCATCTTCACGGTGCTCTACACCTTTCTGGGAGAGTTCCTGTGGAG GCTCTTTTCCAAGCAAGTGCTGAAAAGGAACAGAAAGCCGGTGTTCGACATTGCTCGTAATGTGCTGGAGCTCATATATGGACAAACTCTTACTTG GCTCGGGGTGCTGttttctccacctcttcctgtcGTGCAAATCATAAAACTGCTTTTGCTTTTCTACTTAAAGAAG AGCAGTCTGATAGCCAACTGTCAGGGCCCCGGACAGCCCTGGAGGGCCAGTCAGATGACAACACTGTTCAGCACTCTTTTGTTCTTCCCGTCTTTTGTCAGTGCTGCCGTGTCTATCGCTTATACACTTTGGAC GATTAAACCCTCATCGGGGTGCGGACCTTTCAGGACTCTCACCACAATGTTTCACTCAGGGAAGCTTTGGGCCCAGGAGCTGGAGAACGCCCACCCAGTCCTGTCTTGGCTCAGTTGGGTCTACAACTCTCTGGTGGAGAACCCGGTCTTCTTATTCCTCGCCACTGGAGTCTTTCT GAGGGGAAGGACAAAAGGTTCCTCATCTCCAAACTGCAAGCCATCTGTGAACAACAGTATCTGGTTTCCCCTGATAGATGAGGTGGGTGGTGTCAGTATTGTATACTGTGGTTGC
- the LOC118289328 gene encoding transmembrane channel-like protein 6 isoform X2, producing MRSSRSVAHSVSLKVDSCQMDSDYENLGGCEPGQVFLLQYSGGPAAGCPDTLELCEVREGTATSQHVRDETPGEEQISSLRRNHWSAATLKVLSAMPSRTAGKSSAAVISRRSRPQRHRTSPRDSSQPPRPIQDDFSEADVGEASTEGNKKEQLVSNLRGLSASEAMRKLRALPFCLADKMELRRLAFSDVATGSLISRNVPCYSFLSVYISRTWRHCLFSCHSVLGSLHLWQLSTKRLGGRFGTGVVSYFLFLRMLLRLNLLLLVTNGLFVVVPQAIHPPPLRDSHLDNFIGLNLLTGTGYLSQSVMFYGYYTNTTVTACQAALSTARSNGGSPDLPIRDNDRCQTVPYNIPAAYFYTTAIAFFITCIILVYSISKSFGRSFHVLKSNRNLAVKVFCTWDFKLSKKTSVRFQSEKISIQLKELLSEMISGDERKSCLQGLGHLVVNLLTWAVCLVGITLGATAVHFLSETTIRRGAVRETELLLLSAAVSGVNLLLPGLFNLCVWVEKHDSPSVYVYVSIFRNLLLKISIVGVLCFRWLGRVAVEPESRDLKCWESFVGQELYRLLLMDFIFTVLYTFLGEFLWRLFSKQVLKRNRKPVFDIARNVLELIYGQTLTWLGVLFSPPLPVVQIIKLLLLFYLKKSSLIANCQGPGQPWRASQMTTLFSTLLFFPSFVSAAVSIAYTLWTIKPSSGCGPFRTLTTMFHSGKLWAQELENAHPVLSWLSWVYNSLVENPVFLFLATGVFLRGRTKGSSSPNCKPSVNNSIWFPLIDEVGGVSIVYCGCNGSSHHFKGPHLHVFLFPPHQ from the exons ATGAGATCATCACGGAGCGTGGCCCACAGTGTGAGCCTCAAGGTCGACAGTTGTCAAATGGATTCTGACTATGA GAATCTGGGAGGATGTGAACCGGGGCAGGTTTTCCTCCTCCAGTACTCGGGGGGACCAGCAGCCGGGTGCCCCGACACCCTGGAGCTGTGTGAGGTTAGAGAAGGCACAG CCACAAGCCAGCATGTCAGGGATGAGACGCCTGGCGAGGAGCAGATCAGCTCTCTGCGGAGGAACCACTGGTCAGCTGCAACCCTGAAGGTCCTCTCTGCAATGCCAAGTCGCACCGCTG GGAAAAGTAGCGCTGCAGTCATTTCCCGGCGTTCCCGGCCACAGCGACACCGCACATCCCCCCGCGACTCCTCTCAACCCCCCAGACCGATCCAGGACGACTTCAGCGAGGCTGACGTGGGGGAAGCCAGCACTGAGG GGAACAAGAAGGAGCAGCTGGTGTCCAACCTCCGAGGCCTCTCAGCCAGTGAGGCCATGCGGAAGCTGCGAGCCCTTCCATTCTGCCTGGCAGATAAGATGGAGCTCAG GCGACTTGCTTTCAGCGACGTAGCTACAGGTTCACTCATCAGCAGAAACGTTCCTTGCTACAGTTTTCTCAGCGTGTACATTTCAAGG aCTTGGCGTCACTGCCTCTTCAGCTGCCACAGCGTCCTCGGTTCCCTCCATCTGTGGCAATTGTCCACGAAGAGACTGGGTGGACGTTTCGGAACTGGAGTGGTCTCCTACTTCCTGTTCCTCCGAATGCTCCTGCGCTTgaacctcctgctcctcgtcacCAACGGCCTGTTCGTGGTCGTCCCTCAGGCcatccaccctcctcctcttcgtgaCTCTCATCTCGACAATTTCATCGGCCTCAATCTTCTAACGGGCACG GGCTACCTCTCTCAGAGTGTGATGTTTTACGGCTACTACACCAACACCACCGTCACAGCGTGTCAAGCTGCTCTCTCGACCGCTCGTTCCAACGGCGGATCACCTGATCTGCCCATCCGTGATAATGACCGGTGCCAGACAGTGCCATACAACATACCCGCAGCCTACTTCTACACCACCGCCATCGCCTTCTTCATTACCTGCATCATCCTGGTGTACAG CATTTCCAAGTCGTTCGGGAGAAGTTTTCATGTCCTCAAGTCTAACAGGAATCTGGCAGTGAAGGTTTTCTGCACCTGGGACTTTAAACTGAGCAAGAAGACGTCTGTCAGGTTTCAGTCGGAGAAAATCAGCATTCAGCTCAAA GAGCTTCTGTCTGAGATGATCAgtggagacgagaggaagagcTGCCTGCAGGGACTCGGCCACCTCGTGGTGAATCTGCTGACCTGGGCTGTGTGTCTAGTCGGCATCACCCTGGGCGCCACGGCCGTCCACTTCCTGTCAGAG ACCACCATAAGGCGGGGTGCAGTCAGAGAgactgagctgctgctcttgTCTGCAGCGGTGTCAGGCGTGAACCTGCTACTCCCCGGCCTCTTCAACCTGTGTGTTTGGGTGGAGAAACATGACTCACCCAGCGTCTATGTGTATGTCTCCATCTTCAG GAATCTGCTGTTGAAGATCAGTAttgttggagttctgtgtttccGCTGGCTGGGGAGAGTTGCTGTGGAACCAGAAAGTCGCGATCTAAAG TGTTGGGAGAGCTTTGTGGGCCAAGAACTGTATCGCTTGCTCCTGATGGACTTCATCTTCACGGTGCTCTACACCTTTCTGGGAGAGTTCCTGTGGAG GCTCTTTTCCAAGCAAGTGCTGAAAAGGAACAGAAAGCCGGTGTTCGACATTGCTCGTAATGTGCTGGAGCTCATATATGGACAAACTCTTACTTG GCTCGGGGTGCTGttttctccacctcttcctgtcGTGCAAATCATAAAACTGCTTTTGCTTTTCTACTTAAAGAAG AGCAGTCTGATAGCCAACTGTCAGGGCCCCGGACAGCCCTGGAGGGCCAGTCAGATGACAACACTGTTCAGCACTCTTTTGTTCTTCCCGTCTTTTGTCAGTGCTGCCGTGTCTATCGCTTATACACTTTGGAC GATTAAACCCTCATCGGGGTGCGGACCTTTCAGGACTCTCACCACAATGTTTCACTCAGGGAAGCTTTGGGCCCAGGAGCTGGAGAACGCCCACCCAGTCCTGTCTTGGCTCAGTTGGGTCTACAACTCTCTGGTGGAGAACCCGGTCTTCTTATTCCTCGCCACTGGAGTCTTTCT GAGGGGAAGGACAAAAGGTTCCTCATCTCCAAACTGCAAGCCATCTGTGAACAACAGTATCTGGTTTCCCCTGATAGATGAGGTGGGTGGTGTCAGTATTGTATACTGTGGTTGC